One part of the Quercus lobata isolate SW786 chromosome 7, ValleyOak3.0 Primary Assembly, whole genome shotgun sequence genome encodes these proteins:
- the LOC115952248 gene encoding cytochrome P450 CYP82D47-like yields MTSMASVFIIFMFVFFLLWISRIFQRAASKKRVPPKAGGARPLIGHLQLLGGSEPPHITLGKMADKYGPIFTIWLGVHRTLVVSSWEIAKECFTTNDKAFANRPKGVAPEVLGYNYAMIVFSPYGPLWRQVRKIATLEVLSNHRLETFKHIREAEVNDSLKEIYKLLGKNKKVLVDMERWFGYTVLNVICRIVVGKRFGRATSKEENEANDRCRKTFRVFSDLSGEFMFADALPCLRWLDVGGYEKAMKKIAKEVDHMVGVWLEEHKQKKLSSELKEHQDFMDVLLSIVTEDDDEFSSYDVDTIVKATSTDLILAASETSTITLTWALSLLLNNREALTKAQEELDIQIGKDRQVKESDLKNLVYLQAIIKETMRLYPAAPLLVPHESMEDCTLAGYHIPAGTRLLVNASKLQRDPNVWEDPNKFKPEKFLTTHKGVDVRGQNFELIPFGSGRRMCPGISFALQITQLKLATLLHAFEIATPSHEPMDMTGKGGFTNQKATPLEVHLTPRFHAQIYA; encoded by the exons ATGACTTCTATGGCCAGCGTATTCATCATTTTCATGTTTGTATTCTTTCTATTATGGATATCAAGAATATTTCAAAGAGCTGCTAGTAAAAAGAGAGTTCCACCTAAAGCTGGCGGTGCACGACCTTTGATTGGCCACCTCCAGTTGTTAGGAGGGTCAGAACCGCCCCATATAACTTTGGGTAAGATGGCTGACAAGTACGGACCAATCTTCACTATTTGGTTGGGTGTGCACCGAACTCTGGTCGTAAGCAGTTGGGAGATAGCTAAAGAGTGTTTTACCACCAATGACAAAGCCTTTGCCAATCGTCCAAAAGGTGTAGCTCCAGAAGTCTTGGGCTACAACTATGCCATGATTGTGTTCAGCCCTTACGGTCCCTTGTGGCGCCAAGTGAGAAAAATCGCCACACTAGAGGTCCTCTCAAACCACCGCCTTGAGACATTCAAACACATTCGGGAGGCCGAGGTGAATGATTCTCTAAAAGAGATATATAAGCTTTTGGGCAAGAACAAGAAAGTGTTAGTGGACATGGAGAGATGGTTTGGGTACACAGTCCTAAACGTAATATGTAGGATAGTTGTAGGGAAACGATTTGGCAGGGCTACGAGCAAGGAAGAGAATGAAGCTAATGACCGGTGCCGAAAGACGTTCAGAGTCTTCTCCGATTTGAGTGGAGAATTTATGTTCGCAGATGCACTTCCATGTCTAAGGTGGTTAGACGTGGGAGGATATGAGAAAGCCATGAAAAAAATCGCAAAAGAAGTGGATCATATGGTTGGAGTATGGTTAGAAGAACATAAGCAGAAGAAATTGTCTAGTGAGTTGAAGGAACACCAAGATTTTATGGATGTACTGTTATCCATTGTAACTGAAGACGATGATGAGTTTTCTAGTTATGATGTTGATACAATTGTCAAGGCTACAAGCACG GATCTTATCTTAGCGGCCTCAGAAACATCAACAATAACACTGACATGGGCTCTCTCTTTACTTCTCAACAATCGTGAAGCCTTAACAAAAGCCCAAGAAGAATTAGACATCCAAATCGGTAAAGATAGGCAAGTGAAGGAATCAGACCTGAAAAATTTGGTCTATCTTCAAGCTATTATCAAAGAAACAATGCGCTTATATCCTGCCGCACCACTCCTAGTGCCACATGAGTCTATGGAAGACTGTACTTTGGCTGGCTACCACATCCCAGCAGGCACACGACTCCTTGTTAATGCATCGAAACTCCAACGAGACCCAAACGTGTGGGAGGATCCTAACAAATTCAAACCAGAAAAATTCCTTACAACCCACAAGGGTGTTGACGTTAGGggccaaaattttgaattgatacCATTTGGTAGTGGTAGAAGAATGTGCCCTGGGATCTCATTTGCCCTACAAATTACACAACTCAAACTTGCTACCTTGCTGCATGCTTTTGAAATTGCAACCCCATCGCATGAACCTATGGACATGACAGGGAAAGGAGGCTTTACAAACCAGAAAGCCACACCACTTGAAGTCCATCTCACTCCACGCTTTCATGCTCAAATATATGCATAA
- the LOC115951660 gene encoding uncharacterized protein LOC115951660 translates to MTSETNSTNIHGLSFHGPLSSPSCFRNLSINGTNIAEIIVLGRVFCSLTGNPLPNIEASGLAGVNVALVCNGAQGSLGEALTNATGFYNIVLKTVDGITFDKSLCSMAVKLPVDNCILLPPTGTLTATITLVSIVQTALGAVANFLGGIVCL, encoded by the coding sequence ATGACCTCTGAAACCAACTCCACAAATATCCATGGCTTATCCTTCCATGGTCCTCTTAGCTCTCCTTCTTGTTTCCGCAACCTCAGCATCAATGGCACTAATATAGCCGAAATAATTGTTCTAGGACGTGTGTTTTGCTCCCTCACTGGAAATCCCTTGCCTAACATCGAAGCCTCGGGTTTGGCAGGTGTAAATGTAGCTCTGGTGTGCAATGGCGCCCAAGGTAGCCTCGGCGAAGCTCTCACTAATGCCACGGGATTTTACAATATTGTTCTTAAAACTGTAGATGGTATTACCTTTGATAAATCTCTATGCTCTATGGCTGTCAAACTCCCTGTCGACAATTGCATCCTTCTGCCTCCTACCGGAACCCTCACAGCGACCATTACTCTTGTCAGTATAGTCCAGACAGCGTTGGGAGCAGTTGCAAATTTTCTAGGGGGTATTGTTTGCCTATGA